Genomic window (Bradyrhizobium sp. 186):
ACCGAGCATGAGGGCCGCATCATCCAGAACCGCTCCGAAGGCTCGATCCTGCGTGAGATCGAACAGATCCGCGACAAGACGCCCGGCTTCACCGGCGTGATCTCCGACATCGGCGGTCCCACCGCCAACATGTACCGGATGGCGTGCAAGGATCCGAAGATCGAGGCGGCGTGCCGGTTGCCGTCCTGCGTCTTCCCCGAGATCTGCCCGAACCTCAACACCTCGCATGACGATCTGATCCGGCTCTATCGCAAGGTGCGCGAGACCAAGGGCATCAAGAAGGTGATGGTCGCTTCCGGCGTCCGCTACGACCTCGCAGTGGAGAGCCCCGAATACATCAAGGAGCTCGTCACCCATCACGTCGGCGGCTATCTGAAGATCGCGCCGGAGCATACCGAGCGCGGCCCGCTCGACAAGATGATGAAGCCGGGCATCGGCGCCTACAACCGCTTCAAGCGGATGTTCGATGCCGCGGCCGAGCAGGCCGGCAAGAAATATTACCTGATCCCGTATTTCATCGCGGCGCATCCGGGCACGACCGACGAGGACATGATGAACCTCGCGCTCTGGCTCAAGAAGAACCGCTATCGCGCGGATCAAGTGCAGACCTTCCTGCCCTCGCCGATGGCGACCGCGACGGCGATGTACCACACCGGCGTCAATCCGCTGCGCGGCGTGCGGCGCGGCGGCAGCGACAAGGTCGAGGCGATCAAGGGCCTGCGGCAACGCCGTCTGCACAAGGCGTTCCTGCGCTATCACGACCCCGACAATTGGCCGGTGCTGCGCGAGGCGCTGAAAGAGATGGGCCGCGCCGATCTGATCGGCTCCCGCCCCGAGCAGCTCGTGCCCGCGCACCAGCCGCCCGGCACCGGCAAGGCCGCCGGCACACGACGCCCTGTGCGCCCCGGCGACAAGACGCAGCGCTTCACGACCAAGGGCCTGCGGGTGATGAAGTAGCGGGCAAAGGCGCGATGAGATCGGGGTCGGCCTGGCCTGTTCGTGCCCCAAAACAAAAATGTCGAAAACAACCCCATGCACAGTAGCCGGCGCTAGCCGGATCAATGGCTTAGGCGCTTTGCGAAGCCGTTGACCCGTCGGGCAAAACAGGCGCACGATGCTATCATCGCGACAATCGAGATAGCGCGAGTCCTGCGATACGGTGTGCGGCACACAGGCAGGCCATGATGCCGCGTAGGCCTTAGCCGCTACTCCGTATCGAGATCCTCGAGCTTCACGCCACGTCCCGCGCGCAGGCTGTTCCGCGCCTGTTCGACACGCTGGAGGAAACGGGGATCATGCTCCAAGCGATACTCGAACCAATCCTCCTCCGATTCGAATCCAATCAGCACGCCTGCCGGCTTGCCGTGACGCGTGATGACGATCTCCTGGGTCTCCGCCTCACGAAGATAGCGGGACAGATCGTCTTTGATCTCTGAGAGCGGGACCTCTTTCACTCCGGATTTCCGAACTGTGCGAGCCATGACTCGGCCTCCGATTTGGCAACGATCGCCAGAATTTCGACGGTCGTGCCGGAAACATCGTAGAATACTCGGACATCATCCACACGCAGCCTGTATTGAGGCCGGCGCAATCCCCGCAACTTCTTGATCCGGCTGCGGCTGATTTTATCGGGCTCGTGTCTCAGATGCGTTTCCAGCGCAGTACGAACGGCCGCCCTTACATGCGCCTTGATGCGCTTGAAGTCTTCAACCGCTTCTGGAGCAAGGATGACGTCAAAGGACATTTTGGCCAGATTATAGCCAGAATTTTGGTTCTCGTCAAAATGTCAGAATACTACCCCTTACCGATCATCCATCGGCTGCCCGCATGCGCCGCGACCTCGTTGGCGGCAGGCGACTTCGGCCCGGCACCGGCGCGATTGGCGCCCCGTCAGAAATGCGCAGATGGCCAATCCCTGCACCAGCGCCGCGGCAACATGAAATCCTGGCGCGGCCGGCGTACCCCGCCGGGAGCCATTCGCGGAACAGACCGAAGGCCGCCGGCGCAATCACCGTGGCAGGTCATCGCGCCCATTTTGGGCGCATGAAAATGTGATGGCATGCGGATCATTGCCCGGCGCACGTTGCGGGAGTTCGTCGAGGCACGGCGAGCACACAAGGACCAAGCTGCGCGGAAGGCAGCCCTCGATGCGTGGTTCGATGAAGTCAGGAAAGCGCGGTGGTCGAGCGCAGCGGATATCAAGCGCAGCTACGCGACCGCCAGCATCATCTCGGCGGACCGAGTTGTGTTCAACGTCAAGGGCAACGACTATCGGCTGGTCGTCGCCATCGATTTCGAGAAGAGCATCGTGTGGATCAATGGATCGGCACGCACCGGGATTACGACAAGATCGATGTGAGAGAGGTTCGACATGGCGGCGACTGAGATAAAGCCGATTCGGACGAAGCGAGACTATGATGGTGCGCTCAAAGCGGTGGAGCGCCTCTGGGGCACGAAGTCGGGCACGCCTGAGGGTGATCGGCTGGACGTGCTCGCGACCCTCATCGATGCATACGAGACCGAGCATTACCCAATGGACCCTCCCGACCCGGTTGAGGCCATCAAGTTTCGCATGGAGCAGCAGGGGCTGACGCGGCGAGACCTGGAAGAGATTATTGGGACACGCACCCGCATCTCCGAGGTTCTGAACCGAAAACGCGGACTATCGATCACAATGATCCGCCGCCTTCACGAGCGTCTCGGCATCAGCGCAGATGTGCTGATCCGATCGAGCCGAAAATAGGCAGCGTGAGGAACAATGCGGACGTACTGCGTTGCTATGAAGCCGCTACAGCAGTGGTCGTTGTCGGTGGGGGCTCAGGGAGATGCCGTAACATCGCGGTCATTGCGCTGTGCGCCATGCCTATGATCGATATTGCCTCATCTAGGGTGAGTGCGGCATCGGGATGCATAAGCGGATTTCTATGAAGCTTGCTTAAATGCTCCAAGATTCCCAACACTTTCTCGTCGCCTCGACCGCCTTGTCGCATCGCATTGATGTACACGGCTATGTTTCTCACTTTCGGCTGAGGCCGCCCGCTAGTCACTTCCGTGTAGTAGCGGCGCAGAACTGTTTCCACAGCCCTGAAAACGTGCATGCCACAAGACGTAGGTAACTCGTAGCAAAGCGCTCTCCCGGCTTCGATTACATCGAACCTGGCTTCTGGCACTTTGACCCACAATTCCATTGGGAAAAGACGCCAAGGCTCTTCCAAAAGTGAAAGGGTGTCGAAACTTCCTTTTTGGCTCACAAAGTAGGCTGGGAAGGTGCCGATCTCTGCAGTAAATGCAGTTTTAAATTGAGCGTAGAGCCGGCCGATATGGGCAGCCACGTAGCCCAGTTCTTTTGCCCAGTTCTTCTCCGTATCGCCTTCGTGCTTCAGGGCCTCAAGGAGGTCACTCGCCAACCTTCTGGAGCTTCGAAGATTGGGCGAAAAAACGCTTCCGGTCAGAAGCGCTTCTAGCGTCGCCTGAGCGCCCCAGATCGTAAAAATCTCGTCATTGAGCGTCGCCTTTGGATTCAGCCTCGCGAGCGGCTCTAAGCTCTCACAGAGGCCGAAAACGTAAGGCAATGAGATTCTAATCATGGGCTTCCCCATCCCCGGTTGCATCGTCTCACGTTAGCACCGGCAAAATGGGTACGGCAGTATGCAGTATAATGTGCCATTTCCGCTCGTGGCTGTATCCCTCTTCGGCCGGAGTCTCGCAAACCGTCCCGAGCGTCACTAGATTACCCTCATGAAAAAAATCGGATTTCTCTCGTTCGGGCATTGGACGCCCTCGCCACAGTCGCAGACCCGCTCGGCTGCGGATACGCTGCTGCAATCCATCGAGCTTGCCGTTGCCGCGGAAGAGCTCGGCGCGGATGGCGCCTATTTCCGTGTGCATCACTTCGCGCGCCAGCTCGCTTCGCCGTTTCCACTGCTTGCGGCCGTCGGCGCCAGAACCAGCCGCATCGAGATCGGCACCGCCGTGATCGACATGCGCTACGAGAACCCGCTCTACATGGCGGAGGACGCGAGTGCCGCCGACCTCATCGCCGGCGGCCGGCTCCAGCTCGGCATCAGCCGCGGCTCGCCCGAGCAGGTGATCGATGGCTGGCGCTATTTCGGCTACCAACCGGCCGAAGGCAAGAGCGACGCCGACATGGGCCGGCGTCATGCCGAGGTCTTTCTCGACATCCTGCGCGGCGAAGGTTTTGCAAAACCAAACCCGCAGCCGATGTTCCCAAATCCGCCGGGGCTCTTGCGGCTCGAGCCGCATTCCGAAGGCCTGCGCGAACGGATCTGGTGGGGTGCGGGATCGAACGCCACGGCGGTCTGGGCGGCCAAGCACGGCATGAATTTGCAGAGCTCGACGCTGAAGAACGACGAGACCGGCGAGGCCTTTCACGTGCAGCAGGCAGCCCAAATCCGTAGCTTTCGTGGCGCATGGAAGGAGGCCGGCCACACCCGCGAGCCGCGCGTGTCGGTCAGCCGCAGCATCTTCGCGCTGATCGACGATCGCGACCGCGCCTATTTCGGCGGAGAGCGCGGAGGCGAGGACCAGATCGGCTTCATCGACCCGCGCACCCGCGCGATCTTCGGCCGCTCCTATGCCGCCGAGCCTGATGTCCTGATCGAGCAGCTCCGGCAGGACGAAGCCATCGCCGAGGCAGACACGTTGCTGCTGACGGTGCCGAACCAGTTGGGCGTTGCGTATTGCGCGCATACGATCGAGGCGATCTTGACGCACGTCGCGCCTGCGCTGGGGTGGCGGTGAGGCGTACGCGTGGTGCGTGTTCGGCCTGTTCTTGGCAAGCAGGCAACAGCAATACTGGCACGCCACGGCCGATGAAAATGGGTGTTACGGGGAGGAAATGAGATCACATGACAATCCCATTCGGGAAGCTCAAGGCTCGTCTTCTGGCCAACCCAAAGGTCAAGGCCGAGTATGACGCGCTCGCTCCGGAATTCGAGATCGCCGCTGAATTGCTCAGGGCTCGCTTGCGGGCCGGGTTCTCGCAGTCCGAATTGGCCGCCCGAATGGGCACCAGCCAGTCTACGATCGCCCGACTTGAAAGCGGACAAACGCTGCCGAGCACGAAGACACTTTAGCGCTATGCCGAGGCGACCGGCAGCAAGTTCCGCGTGCGGCTATCGGCGGCCTGATGTCGCGTTTGTACGCGATCGGAACGGCGTCGTATGAAATCGCCGATGGCACGCCACGGCCGATGAAGATGGGCACTGTTCGTTCGCCGCGGCGCCATGATTTGGCACTCAACTCCTCTCGATTCTTGGTCAACCTTGGCTGAAGGACAGGTTTGATCAGTCGAAACCATGATCGCTTGGGCAAACTTCGACGGCCGACGTCAGCCGGTCAAGGATCGGAAGATTTCCTCCGCCTGACCGACCGAGAGCTTCATGGGTTGGACAACTTCGGAAGCGCCTGCTGCTACAGACACTCGCGGTGGCGCAGCCCTGATATCAGGCGGACGCTTCCGCCGGTTCTGACATCGTCACCCGGTTCTTGACGCTGGGACGCTCCTGCATCCGGGCGTACCAGGCTTGGAGAGCCTCGCATTCCGCAGGCACCGGCAGCTTCACGAGCCCGGCAAAGATCAAGCCGCCGATGACCGTGATGTCGGCCATCGAAAAGGCCTCGCCGGCGACGAATGGCTGCTTTTTCAGAATGCCATCGAAATAGTGCATGCCCCGCAGGGCCTTGTCGCGCTGACGCAAGCCCCACTCGGCGTTCTGATAGATCTCGACGTCGGGTCCAAGCCCCGGTGTGGCGTGATGAAAGTAGATGCTGACCGCATCGAGCAGCTCCAGCTCGGCGCGCTTGCTCATCATGTGGATCACGCCCTTTTCGCGCGGTGTCCTGCCGGTGAGCAGGGGAGCGCCGTCGAGCGCGTCAAGATATTCGGTGATGGCGGTGCATTCGCCGATGAAGGTGCTGTCCTCAAGTTCGAGCACCGGCAGCGTGCCCGAGTAGTTCTTGGCCAGAAACTCGGGCTTCTTGTGCTCGCCCTTCCAAAGGTCGACCGTCACGAACGCGACGCGCGGCCGCAAATTCTTTTCGGCCAAAGCGATGCGGACGCGCGCGGGGTAAGGGCCGGTGGGCCAGTCGTAAATCTTCATCACAGTAACTCTCCTTTATCTACCTGCCACTTGGTAGATGACTATAGCCTTCAAATTTCTGCGGTCAAAGCCTATCTGTCACTTGGTAGATAACGAGGCGGTGAAGGAAGCGACATGAGTTCCAGTGCGCGGGAAGCCATCCTGGCGGCCGCCAAGCGGACCGCACAGGCGCACGGCTATGGCGGCCTGAACTTCCGCGATCTCGCCGCTGAAGTCGGCATCAAGGCCGCCAGCATCCACTATCACTTTCCGAGCAAAGCCGATCTCGGCGCAGCGGTCGCCAAACGCTATTGGGAGGACACCGCGGCGGCGCTCGAATCCATGCTGGCCGAAACCTCGGATCCCCGGCGCTGCCTGCACCGCTATCCCGACATCTTCCGCAAGGCGCTCGAAAGCGGCAACCGCATGTGTCTGCACAGCTTCATGGCTGCCGAGCATGACGATTTGCCGGACGCGGTGAAGCAGGAGGTGCAGACCTTTGCCGACGTGAACATCGCCTGGCTGAGCAAGGTTCTGTCCGCTGCGGCGCTGGCGGGCTCCGAGGACAGCGAACGGCGGGCGCGCGCGATCTTCGCCGCCATCGCCGGCGCCCAGCTCCTTGCGAGGAGCCGCTCGGATCTCTCGCTCTACGACGCCTTGATCGACAGCTACCGCGCGGCCGGTCTGCTGCCGGCATAACGGATGGTGCCCGCAAGTTCCGCTCCTTGCGCGGCGCGGGATCACCATTCGCGACACGATCGACCCGATGACACCATCAGAGTGGCGGCGCGGCAGGATTGCGTGCACCATAACAGCCGATTCTCGTGGACGCCTGCGGTCGCGGCGCCCATCTTGGTGCCGAGGACGACTTCGGTGTCGGGGAGGACATCATGCGTAAACCCGAATGCAACTTCGGCTAGCGTTGGCCGAAATGCATCACCATGTGGCTTTTCACGATCCCGTTCTGGTCGCACTATCGATTCTGATCGCGGCCCTCGCCTCCTATACAGCATTGGACTTGGCGACCCGAATGCGAGCTGCTTCGGGGAGGGCCCGCCGATCCTGGCTCGTGGCCGCTGCGATTGCCATGGGCGGTGGCATCTGGTCCATGCACTTTGTCGGCATGCTGGCCTTTAGCCTGCCCGGAATCGAGATCTCGTACGACCCCTTCCTGACTCTGCTCTCGCTGGTCATTCCGATTGTCGTCGCCGCTGCCGCCTTTGCCGTTGTCGGACGACGCCCACAGGCGCTCCTCGCATCAGGCTTCGCCATGGGACTTGGCATCTCCGGCATGCACTATACCGGCATGACCGCGATGCGAATGGCGGCCATCATCGAGTACGATTCCGGCTGGGTCGTGCTCTCGATCCTGATCGCGATCAGCGCCTCGATCGTGGCGCTCTGGCTCGCCTTTCGCAACACCAACGCGGTCCAGCGGCTGTTCGCGGGATTGGTGATGGGCCTTGCGATCTCCGGCATGCACTACGCCGCGATGGAAGGCGCCATGTTCCTGCCGACGACCGCCACGGCCCGGCAGGCAGGACATCTCGGTGTCGGCCAGGCGCCGCTCGCGTTCCTGCTCGCCGGCATCACCATCGTGATCCTGAGCATCGGGATCGCGGCGGCCGTCTATGACAGGGCTTCCGCGGAGCGCGCCCAACGCGAGGCCAACGCACTGAGGCGCAGCGAAGAACGCTTTCGCCTCCTTGTGGAAGGTATCGTCGACCACGCGATCTTCATGCTCGATCCGGACGGGCGCGTGGGCAATTGGAATCTCGGCGCGCGCCGGCTGATGGGCTATGGCGACGACATCGTAGGGACGAGCTACACCATTTTTCATACCGAGGAAGATTGCGCGGCCGGGGCGCCCGCGCGCGCGCTCGTTGAAGCCGAGCGGGAGGGGAAGTCCGCAATCGAAGGCTGGTGCGTGCGCAAGGACGGCAGCCGCTTCTGGGCGGAGGCAACGATCGTCGCGGTCCGGAACGAAAGCGGCGCAATCGCCGGCTTTGCGAAGATCGTGCGCGACGTCAGCGAAAGGAGACGGGCGCAGGAAGCACTGGATCAGGCGCGCGAAGCACTGATGATGTCGCAGAAGATGGAGACCATCGGCCAGCTCACCGGCGGCGTGGCCCACGACTTTAACAACCTGCTCGCGGCCGTTCTCGGCAGCCTCGAGCTTCTGAAGAAGCGCCTGCCGTCGGGCGATCCGAAGATCCAGCGCCTGGTGGAGAACGCGATGCAAGGCGCGGTGCGGGGCGCCTCCCTGACCCAGCGCATGCTCGCTTTCGCGCGTAAACAGGATCTCAGGCCGGCGGTCGTCGATGTCCGCGAGCTGGTGCGCGGCATGGAATCATTGTTGAAATTCGAGGCCGGAATTCGTGTCGAGACGCTGTTTCCGATGCACCTGCCGAAAGTGAAGGTCGACGCCAACCAGCTCGAACTGGCTATCCTCAACCTGGCGGTCAACGCGCGTGATGCGATGCCGGACGGTGGCCTGATTACCATCGCCGCGCGCGAGGAGCAGGACGAAGGCGGCCTTTCGAACAGCGGCTATGTTGCGCTCTCGGTGAGCGACACGGGCTGTGGCATGGACGATGAGATCCTCAAGCACGCTCAGGAGCCATTCTTTACGACCAAGGGCGTCGGCAAAGGCACCGGGCTCGGTCTGTCGATGGTCCACGGACTTGCCGAGCAGTCCGGCGGCAGGCTCGTATTGAAGAGCCGTCCCGGAGAAGGCACGACAGCCGACATCTGGCTGCCGATAGCCGAGGAGACCGCGGTGCCAGAGCTGCGCGCAGAGGCTCCGGCACCCGCAGCTCGGGCCAGCCGGCAGCTTTCCGTGCTCGTCGTCGACGACGACCTCCTGGTGCTTGAGAACACGGCAGCGATGTTGGAGGATCTTGGGCACATCGTGGTCGAGGCGCGCTCGGGCGATGAGGCACTGGCTTTGCTCCGCCGCACGCGTACCGTCGACCTGATCGTTACAGACTATGCCATGCCTGGCATGACCGGACTGCAACTGGCCAGCGCTGTCGCTGCGGAGCGTCCGGAGACGGTCATCCTCCTGAGCACGGGATACGCGGAGCTTCCCAGCGATGCGCGATCCAGCCTGCCGCGCTTGTCAAAGCCGTTCGACCAGGCCGCGCTTGCGAGGGCTATCGAGGCGGCGATGGGCGAAGAAGAGCCAACCGGATCTATCGTCGCCTTTCGGCCGAAGAGCGCATGAATGCCGGGATGATGAATGGCGCGCCACGGCCGATGAAGATGGGCACTATTGCTTCGCCGTGGCGCTATGATGCCGGGCCGACCACGCGCTCCCATTGTCTAATCTGCGACAACCTGCGATCTTCCGCCACGCGTGGTGGGCGGCTGTCTTCCCGATCTCGCCAATTGCGGCGTTCGAGGGCAAGGCCTATGCTGAAGTCTGGAAATCACGCGGCCGCCCATCGTGCGGCGGGACAGCCTCGCGGTGGATGGCTCGCATACCCATCCGGAGGCCACGCCATGTCCATTGCCCCCACGCTGCACCGGTATCTGGCTGCCGAGAACATCCAGTATGCCGAGATTCCACACGATCTCACCATGTCATCCACGCGCGCGGCGCAGGCCTGCCACGTCTCGGGCGATCGTCTCGCCAAGGCCGTCGTGCTGCGGCATGACGGCGGCTATATGCTCGCGGTCGTGCCGGCATCGCACCATCTCAACCTGCCGGACTTGAAGGAGAGGCTTGGCGAGGATCTCGCGATGGCCAACGAAACCGAGATCAACCGGCTGTTCGCGGACTGCGCGCACGGAGCCGTTCCGGCGCTCGGCCGGTGCTACGGGCTCGACCTCATCGTCGATGACAGCATCCGGGCCCAGCCCGAGGTCTATATCGAAGCCGGCGATCACGAGACGCTGCTCCAGCTCACCCATGCGCAGTTCGCGCACCTGACGGCCAATGCACCGCATGGACGCTTCAGCGTGCACGACTGACGCGGCATGACGGCGAGATAAGCCCCGGTGCGCCTCGCTCACGGCGAGCGTGCGGTCGTATCCGGTTCGTTGTATAGTCACGTCGCGGGGGCTGCGTTCGCAACGGAGGTCCTCCATGAAGGTCAGAGATGTGATGCACAAGGGCGTCGATTGGGTCAGCCCCGACACCCCGATCATCGAGATCGCTAAGTTGATGCAAGGGCACGACGTCGGCTGCATTCCGATCGGCGAAGACGACCATTTGATCGGGATGGTGACCGATCGCGACATCGTCTGCAAAGGCCTTGCAAGCAAGAACTTCAATGCTGCGCGCATGACAGCGCGGGACGTGATGACCGAAGGCATCCATTGCTGCCGGGAAGACGACGATCTGGCGAAAGCCCTGCATCACATGGAGACGCTGAAGATCCGCAGACTGCCTGTGATCAACAGGAGCAGGCGGATGGTTGGCATGATCAGCCTGGGCGATGTCGGCCAATCCGCCCCCGCTGATCTGTTGACCCAATGCGTCAAGGGCGTGTCGGCCCATCATCATTGACGCAACGCCGGCTCGATACCGGAACTTCGCATGCTGGGCTGCGTCGTCGCCGGCACGGGCGTGGCATTGTTGCCGCGCAGCGTCCTGAGTACGTCTCCGGATAAAAACGACTGTGGTCCACGCGCTGCGGCCAGGCGAGAACGGGGCTGAGACCGTTCTCATCTGGCGCAAGGGCGCGGGCTCGCCGAACATCCAGGCTTTGCAACAGCTCCTGAGCGACAACAGTCAGGCGGGCCGGGCGAAGGTCAAGCGCAAGGTCTGAGACCACAGATTCACCCACCGCGAGCACCGCTTGGAATTGCCGCTGCTGGCATATCGCGTCGATCCCGGGATTGATCGAGACAGCCGCCGGCGAAGGCCAGGACGCCATTGCGATATTGGCTACACGCCCGCGCTCAAGGCGTAAGACGCAGTCCGTCGCAGATTTGCGATCCTGCGGGGCTCGTTGTTCAGGTTGATGCCGAAATGGCGCGCCAGCGTAGACGAAACTACATTTTCGCTGGAGCGCTATGAAATCGTACTCCGTTTTGCGCCAACACCACCTACGGCGCGGCAGAGCCCGCCGCAGCGCTATGATTTGGCTGTGCGTAGGTGCTTATGACACGGGACGCTGCACGCATGGTTCGATGAACTCAGGAGAGGATTTCGACGCGCAGCGGGTGCTCACCGCGCAGAAGCAGCGGCTTGGGACCTTCGTCCAACCGCCCCAGCCGGATCAGGCCGCGCGACCAGTGGTACGGGCCGTGAAACAACGCCAGGTTGCCCCAAGGCGCGAAGTAGCAAAGATCGCCCGGCGCCTCGTTGCCGAAGCGGCCGCTGCCTTCCTCGGTCAGCTTGCGCGGCAGATAGGCGATCTTCTCGTTGGTCGAATAGTCGCTGATCGTGAGATCCAGCGGCAGCAACGAGACCAGATCCCGCGCGGAGGGATTGTCCTCCAGCGTTGCCGTGAAATCCTGATCCGCAAAGACAAATCTGAGGCGCATAGTAGCTCCCTTCCGATCCGGAGCTGTATTGGACTGAGCGCGCACCAACGAGGGAAGCGCGTGGCCAGCAGCGGCAGCCAGCAGTGTGCGACGCGAAAATGGCGCTGGCCTGTATGCCATTTCAACTTCCTTCCTGTTGCGAGGCGAGTGACGAGCCAACAAGAAAAGCTGGATGAAAGCCAAAACACTCGTCATCGGTTCCCTCCGATTCCGCGCATGGTTATGCAGCCAGATGCCGACCGAAGAAGCTCGTCAGCTTGTCGAACGGGATGAGGTCCACGCGATCGTAGAGGTCGACGTGACCGGCTCCCTTGACCCAAACCAGCTCCTTCGGTTCCGCAGCGCGCTTGTAGGCATCCTCACTGAACTCGCGGGAGTGCGCTTGGTCGCCCGAGATGAACAGCATCGGGCGCGGCGAAATCGTCTCGATGTCGTTGAAGGGATAGAAGTTCATGAATTTGACATTGCTGGTGAGCGTCGGATGCGTGGTGAGTCGGGGCGTCGAGCTGGCGGGCGTGAACTCGCCGCGCGGCGTGCGGTAGAAGTCGTAGAATTCACGCTGAATCGGATGGGTGTCGGCGGTCAGTTCATGCACCGTTCCGCTGGTGTATTCGGTGCTGCCGCCTTCGAACTCGACCCACCGCTGCGCGGCGGCTTCGGCGATGATCTGCTTGCGCTGCTCGACCGTTTGCGAGTGATTGAGCGCGTCGCGGTTGGCCGCGCCCATATCGTACATGCTGACGGTCGCGATGGCCTTCATGCGCGGGTCGATCTTGGCCGCGCTGATGACGAAGCTGCCGCTGCCGCAGACGCCAATCGCGCCAATGCGGTTCCTGTCGACGAACTCGCGCGTCCCGAGGAAGTCGACCGCCGCGCTGAACGCTTCGGCGTAGACATCCGGCGAAACGATCTGACGGGCTTCGCCCTCGCTCTCGCCCCAGAACAGCAGGTCTATTGCCATGGCGAGAAAGCCCTGCTCGGCCATCTTCGTGGCATAGAGGCTAGCGCTCTGCTCTTTCACCGCGCCCATCG
Coding sequences:
- a CDS encoding alpha/beta hydrolase, with protein sequence MPTNTPDTTTRKAPARDIGRRELLKLTGAGVAAFGAASLFNIPFAEAQDMSNGANNFYTSDQVTSEKVMFKSQYEWRVAGNLFLPNNLDRATRHPAIVVGHPMGAVKEQSASLYATKMAEQGFLAMAIDLLFWGESEGEARQIVSPDVYAEAFSAAVDFLGTREFVDRNRIGAIGVCGSGSFVISAAKIDPRMKAIATVSMYDMGAANRDALNHSQTVEQRKQIIAEAAAQRWVEFEGGSTEYTSGTVHELTADTHPIQREFYDFYRTPRGEFTPASSTPRLTTHPTLTSNVKFMNFYPFNDIETISPRPMLFISGDQAHSREFSEDAYKRAAEPKELVWVKGAGHVDLYDRVDLIPFDKLTSFFGRHLAA